The genomic DNA CGCAGGTGGGCGGAGGCCTGAGACCAGTGGGGGCGCCGCTCGAAGAACTCCGGCCGCGCGGTGCACACCACGAGCAGTCGCTCCGTGGTGAGCGGCCGCAGCAGGCGCTCGAGCAGATCCAACGCGCTGTCATCCGCCCAGTGAATGTCCTCGAGGAAGAGCACCATGGGCTCGCGCCGCAGCAGGGCGCGGAAGTAGTCGGTGAGGGACGTGAGGCCGCGAGCCCGCAGGCTCTGCTCGTCCATGGGCGTGCCCTTGAGGTGGGGGCTGGCGCTGAAGTCGAAGCCGATGAGCGAGCCGGCGAGGTGGGCGCGGATCTGACTGCCCTCTCCGGGGCCGAGTGCTTCCTGGAAGCTTTCCTCCAGGCGGGCGCGAATCACGCTGGCCGAGTCGCTTTCCTGCACTTGCAGGTGGAAGGAGAACAGGTCGCGCAGGAGGGCATTGGGGTGCCGGCGCATCTCCGGGCTGGCGCGGCCGCGCAGGCAGAGCGGCGGGGCCACGAGGGATTCGAGCCACGTCTCGAACTCACCCAGCAGTCGCGACTTGCCAATGCCCGCCTCGCCCGTGAGCGTCACCGCGCGCGTGCCGGCGCCCGCGAGCACTTCCTGGAGGCTGGCGCGCAGCATCCGCGTCTCCTCCTCGCGCCCCACCAGCCGGGCCCAGACGCCCTCCAGGCCCCGGCGCCGCTGGAAGGCGCGCGGCCGGGCCGCCGTCACCCGGTACACCTGGAGCGGTTCCTGCTTGCCCTTGAGCCGCAAGGGGGCTTGGGGCTCCATCTCGAAGGCCTCGCTCACGTGGCGGTACGTCACATGGGAGACGAGGATGCCGTCTGGCGGCGCGGCCTGCTCCAGGCGGCTGGCCGTGTTGACGGTGTCTCCCATCACCGTGAGCTCCCCGAGCGTGCCCACCACCCCCAGCAGCACCGGCCCCGTGTGGATGCCGATGCGCATGTGCATGCCCCCCGGGGGGCCTCCTGGAAACGCGGCCAGCCGGGAGTGGATGTCCAGGGCGGCATGGATCGCCCGCTCGGCGTCGTCCTCGCTCGCGCCGTCCGTGCCCCAGAGCGCCATGACGGCGTCGCCAATGTGTTTGTCGATGCGGCCGCCGTGCCGGAAGATGGCCGTGTCCACCCGCTCCCACAGGCGGTTCATCAGCTCGCCGACGTCCTCCGGGTCCATCCCCTCGCTCAGGGCGGTGAAGCCGCACAGGTCTCCAAAGAGCACCGTGACATGGCGCCGCTCCAGGGGAACGTGGGAGGCCAGGGCGGTGATCCGCGCGCGCAAGGCGGCCATCGCGGCCTCGGTGGCCTCGGGGCCGAGCACCGGACGCTGGGCTTCCAGCACCTCCAGGGCTTGCTCGAGCAGGTCGCGTTCGTTCCTCATCGTCCTCCGGGAGTGGCCGACGCTCGGACTCGGTTCATTCTCCCAGTCAGGGCGGAAGTCGTCGAGAGGTGACGGGGAGTCCAGGTCTTCATCAGCGTACCGGTTTCAGGCCCGCGGGGGGCGAATCCGTGCGGAAGACGGGATAGAGGTTGAAGTGGGAGTCCCAGGCCGGGTGGCGCTCGGCGAAGAATCGCAGACGGGATTTCGGGTCCGCGGCGAAGGCCGGATCCTTCAAGCGCTCCTCCCAGGCGGCCTTCACGGCGGGGTCCTTCGCCAGCAATTCCCGCGCGAAGGGCTCCACCACGTACTCCTCGATGTACTCCTTGGCCTCGAAGTGGTTGTTGAAGAAGCCCCAGGACAGCAGGGAATCCGGTCCCCGGGGCTCCAGGAGGTGGGCGACCAGCGGAGCGCTCTTCTGCGCGGCGGGAACGTAGAGGGTCCCCTCGGGCAGGGGATGGCGCTCGCGTGCCCACTGCCCCTGGACGGTGAGGCCCTGGTGGCCTTCGACGGAGGTGGGGCGGAACGACGTCTCGGTGGCGCGGAACACCTCCACCTCGGCCGGGGGCAGCGTCTGGCCGAGCCGCTGGAAGCGCAGGCCATGCGCGGTGAGCTTCGGAGCCACCCACCCCGCGTGCGCCGGGGGCACCAGGTAGCCGCCCAGGGGCAGGGGGGCGGTGACGGCGGGGCGCAGCTCCTCGAAGTAGGGCAGGGTCCACACCTGGGGCTTCGTGGTGTCGTAGCGGATCCACGGCAGCTGGGTCAGCTCGGACGGGGAGCGCTCATACGCATAGCCGCGGAAGGCGATGGGGTGGCTGTTCTTCGTGTTTTCCCAGGCGAGCACCACCTCGCGGACCTGGCCGGATTCGGCCTCGGCGTCCACCGCCGCGCGCGCCTTCATCAGGGCCTGGCCGTCCCGGGCGAAGAGCCGCAGCAGGCCCTCCAGCACGTGGCGCGTGGTGGCCACGCGGTGGGCATAGGGCTTCCAGGAGTGGGTCTCCACCAGCACGCCGTAGCGCCGATGGGCCAGCCAGTACGGGTGGCTGAAGCGCGGCGGTGAGACGCCGTAGCTCACGCCGGATTGCGGATTGTCCCATTCCTCGAAGGAGGGATAGAAGGGCAGGGGCAGGTGGCCCTGGGCCTCGAGCCCCTGGAGCAGCTCCGCGATCATCTTCTCGCCGGGGACCCGCAGCGCCTCGGGGCCCGTCTTCTGGGGCTCCATCTGCACGCTCACGTCGTGCTCGAACTGGGCGCCGTCGGTGGCGTGCAGGTCGATGTAGATGAGCGGATCCCACGTGTGCAGCAGCGTGAGCATGGCCACCATCTCCGGGGCGTCCGCCTTCACGTAGTCCCGGTTGAGGTTGAGGTTGCGCCCGGTGGTGCGCCAGCCCATCTCCTCGGGGCCCACCTGGTTGGGCCGGTGGTTGGGGCCGAAGCGCTCGTGTCCATCCACGTTGAAGACGGGCACGAAGACGGCCGTCACGTTCTTGAGCACGCCCGGGAGCGCCTTGCCGTCGAGCACGTCCCGCAGCAGCCAGAAGCCCGCGTCCTTGCCGTCGATCTCCCCGGCGTGGATGCCTCCCTGGAAGAAGACGATGGGGCGGTTCTTCTTCGCCGCCGCGGCGGGGGTGAGGGTTCCATCCGCGCTCGCCACGAGCGCGAGCAGGGGGCGGCCCTCGGGCGTGGTCCCGAAGGTGTCGCAGCGCACCTTGCCCGGGTAGCGCTTGGGGAAGGCCCGGCAGAGTGATTCCACCTCGGCGTAGCGGCCGGTGTGGGTCCATCCGCTCTTCTCGGCGACGGTGGTGAGAGGGGCCTGGTGCAGCGTCAGGGCGAGCAGGGTGGGCAGGAGCATGGCGGGGGTCTGTTGAGCACACCCGCTGTTCTGGCTCAACCCTGGCGCACGCTCAGGCTTTCCCCCACGGCGAGCACATGCAGGGGCTCGGCGGGCAGCGCGCGGCGCTTCCACTCGGCGTCCAGGCGCTGGGGCGGTTCGTCCAGGGGCTCGTCGGTGAGTTTGAAGGTTCCCCAGTGCATGGCGAGGAAGTGCCGGGCCTTCAGGTCCTCGTAGGCGCGCACCGCCTGCTCCGGGTTCATGTGCTGCTTCGACATGAACCACTCGGGATCGTAGGCCCCGATGGGCAGCAGGGCCGCGTCCAGTCCCGGAAAGCGCCGGCCGATTTCATGGAAGCCGTCGAAGTAGGCGGTGTCTCCCGAGTGGTAGACGCGCGCGCTCGACCCCTCCACCACGAAGCCCCCCCAGAGCGTTTCGTTGATGTCCTTCAATCCCCGGCGGCTCCAGTGCTGGGCGGGGACGAAGTGCACCGTCACCGGGCCCACCCGCGTGGAGCCCCACCAGTCCAGCTCGGTGACGGCCAGCCGCGTGCGCTGGAAGTAGCGCGTCAGGCCCAGGCCCCCCACGACGGGCGCGCCCACCTGGCGCACCGTGGGCAGGTCCAGGTGATCGAAGTGGTTGTGGGACACCAGGGTGGCGGCGATGGGGGGCAACTGCCCGAGCGGGACGCCCGGAGGCACGTTGCGGCGGATGAAGCCCGGAATGGAGTCGCGCAGGACGGGGTCGATGAGCAGCGACACGCCGTCGAGCTGCACGAGCCAGCTCGCATGTCCGAGCCAGGTGAGGCGGGCGCCCTCGCCGGGGCCTGGAGGGGACGCCAGGACGGCGGGGTCCGGCTCCACGCGGCGCATGACACACGTGCCCGGGCTCTTGCGCCGCTTGCCCGCCAGCTTGTCCCCCACGGCCCACTTGAAGATGTTGCTCAGGGGATGGGGACCGCTGCCATCCAGGTTCTTGAAGCGGAGCGACATGAGGGGGGCCTCCAGGTCCCACCCCCTACCTTAGCAGGCGAGGGGATGATTTCTTCCCGAGATCCCGAGGGTGGAGAAGTATCCGGCCATGAGCGTGCGGCATTTCGACATCGTGGTGATTGGTTCCGGTCCCGGCGGTGAGGGCGCGGCCATGAAGGCGGCCAAGTCGGGCAAGCGGGTGTGCGTGGTGGAGCAGCAACCCCTGGTGGGAGGGGCCTGTACCCATACCGCCACCATTCCCTCGAAGGCACTGCGTCACGCCATCCAGCGCCTCGTGGACGTGCAGCTGGATCATCCAGATCTGCGCGTGGAACTGGCCCACCGCTGGAAGTTCAAGGACATGATGCGCACCGCCTCCTCGGTGGTGTCGCGCCAGGTGCAGCTGCGCACCACCTTCTATGAGCGCAACCGGGTGGAGCTGGTGGTGGGGCGGGCGCGCTTCCTGGACGCCCACACGCTCGAGGTCAGCGAGCCCCGGGGCGCCAGCGAGCAGCTGTCCGCCAAGTCCATCGTGCTGGCCACTGGCTCGCGGCCCTACCACCCGCCCGAGCTGGACTTCGAGCACCCGCGCATCTTCGATTCGGACACCATCTTCAACCTGCGCGACACGCCGATGACGATGATCATCTATGGCGCGGGCGTGATTGGTTGCGAGTACGCGTCCATGTTCCGCATGTTGGGCGTGAAGGTGGACCTGGTGAACACGCGCGAGCGGCTCCTGTCCTTCCTGGACGACGAGATCTCCGACGCCCTCAGCTACCACCTGCGGGAGCAGGGCGTGCTCATCCGCCACCAGGAGCAGATGGAGCGCGTGGAGGCGAACGCGGACGGCGTGGTGCTGCACCTCAAGAGTGGCAAGCGCCTGCGGGCGGACATCTTCTTGTGGGCCAACGGGCGCACGGGCAACACCCAGGACATCGGCCTGGACGCCCTGGGCATCCAGACGGACTCGCGCGGCAACATCCAGGTGAACGACGCCTACCAGACGGTCGTGCCCCACATCTACGCGGTGGGTGACGTGGTGGGCAATCCGTCGCTCGCGAGCGCGTCATATGACCAGGGCCGCTTCGCCGCCACCCACATCGTCGAGGGCCGCCTGGAGCACAAGCTGGTGAAGGACATTCCCAGCGGCATCTACACCAGTCCGGAGATCAGCAGCCTGGGGCGCACCGAGCAGGAACTCACGCGCCAGGGCGTGCCCTACGAGGTGGGTCACGCCTTCTTCAAGAGCCTGGCGCGCGCGCAGATCACCGGCCGCACGGTGGGCATGCTCAAGTTGCTCTTCCACCGGGACACGCGGGAGATCCTGGGCCTGCACTGCTTCGGGGACAACGCCTCGGAGATCATCCACATCGGCCAGGCCATCATGTCGCAGGAAGGCCCGGGCAACAGCATCGACTACTTCATCAACACCACGTTCAACTACCCCACCATGGCCGAGGCCTACCGCGTGGCGGCGCTCAACGGGCTCAACCGGTTGTTCTAAGTCGTTCCGGTCGAGTGCCTAGCCTTCTCCTGCCTTCTTGGCGAGGACCCCGGCGGCTTCCGGCGCGACCGGGGCCACGAGGGGCGCCGCCGGTTCCGCCTGGGGCTCGGCGTTCTTCTTGTTCAACGCCTTCTTCCACTTTCCGGAGAAGTAGTAGGCCATGCTGGCGGAGAGCGACACGAAGAAGCTCAGGCCGATGGCGTACCAGATGCCCTTCACGCTGTTCATCTGATGGGACAGCGTATAGGCGAGGGGCACGCGGACGGCCCACAGGGTGACCATGGAGATGAGCGTGGTGACCAGCGTCGCGCCCGAGCCATTGATGATGCCATTGCTCACGAACGTGATGCCGGAGACGACATAGCAGGCACCGACGATGCGCAGGTACGAGCTGCCCAGTTCCACGACGGTGGGCTCCTGGATGAATATCCGCAGGAGTGCTTCCGGGAAGAGCACGACCAGCGCGGAGATGACGAGCGTGATGGCTCCGCTGAACGCGCACCCCCATTTGAAGATCTGCCGGACCCGGCCCTCGTGCCCCGCTCCCAGGTTCTGTCCGGCGAGGGTCGAGATGGCCATTCCGAAGTTGATGGCGGGCATGAACGCGATCTGATCGATGCGCGAAGCCGCGCCGAACGCCGCCGTCGAGAGCTCTCCGAAGCCGTTCACCACGCCCGTCACCACCAACATGCCGAGCGACACCATGCACTGCTGCACGGACGCGGGAGCGCCGATGCGCAGCGTCCGCCAGATCATGGGCCCGAGGTTGGGCGCGCGGGGCCAGCCCGGTGCGATCGGGGACTTGCTGATGTGCATGTAGGCGACGGCGGCGATGAACACCGCCGCCTGGGCGAACAGCGTGGCCCAGGCCGTGCCAATGAGTCCCAGGCGCGGCATTCCCAACCAGCCGAAGATGAGGATCGGATCCAACACGGTGGCGATCACCACGGCGGCGAACAGGAAGTACAGGGACGTCTTCGAGTCCCCGAGGCCCTGGTACATGCTGCGCATCGCCATCAAGCCGAAGGTGAACGGCATGGACAGCAGGAAGATGCGCAGGTAGCCCACCGCGACGTCCAAGACGTTGGCCGGCGTATCCATGGCGCGCAGGATGTGCGGAGCGAAGTACTCACCCAGGAGC from Melittangium boletus DSM 14713 includes the following:
- the sthA gene encoding Si-specific NAD(P)(+) transhydrogenase; its protein translation is MSVRHFDIVVIGSGPGGEGAAMKAAKSGKRVCVVEQQPLVGGACTHTATIPSKALRHAIQRLVDVQLDHPDLRVELAHRWKFKDMMRTASSVVSRQVQLRTTFYERNRVELVVGRARFLDAHTLEVSEPRGASEQLSAKSIVLATGSRPYHPPELDFEHPRIFDSDTIFNLRDTPMTMIIYGAGVIGCEYASMFRMLGVKVDLVNTRERLLSFLDDEISDALSYHLREQGVLIRHQEQMERVEANADGVVLHLKSGKRLRADIFLWANGRTGNTQDIGLDALGIQTDSRGNIQVNDAYQTVVPHIYAVGDVVGNPSLASASYDQGRFAATHIVEGRLEHKLVKDIPSGIYTSPEISSLGRTEQELTRQGVPYEVGHAFFKSLARAQITGRTVGMLKLLFHRDTREILGLHCFGDNASEIIHIGQAIMSQEGPGNSIDYFINTTFNYPTMAEAYRVAALNGLNRLF
- a CDS encoding M14 family zinc carboxypeptidase, with amino-acid sequence MLLPTLLALTLHQAPLTTVAEKSGWTHTGRYAEVESLCRAFPKRYPGKVRCDTFGTTPEGRPLLALVASADGTLTPAAAAKKNRPIVFFQGGIHAGEIDGKDAGFWLLRDVLDGKALPGVLKNVTAVFVPVFNVDGHERFGPNHRPNQVGPEEMGWRTTGRNLNLNRDYVKADAPEMVAMLTLLHTWDPLIYIDLHATDGAQFEHDVSVQMEPQKTGPEALRVPGEKMIAELLQGLEAQGHLPLPFYPSFEEWDNPQSGVSYGVSPPRFSHPYWLAHRRYGVLVETHSWKPYAHRVATTRHVLEGLLRLFARDGQALMKARAAVDAEAESGQVREVVLAWENTKNSHPIAFRGYAYERSPSELTQLPWIRYDTTKPQVWTLPYFEELRPAVTAPLPLGGYLVPPAHAGWVAPKLTAHGLRFQRLGQTLPPAEVEVFRATETSFRPTSVEGHQGLTVQGQWARERHPLPEGTLYVPAAQKSAPLVAHLLEPRGPDSLLSWGFFNNHFEAKEYIEEYVVEPFARELLAKDPAVKAAWEERLKDPAFAADPKSRLRFFAERHPAWDSHFNLYPVFRTDSPPAGLKPVR
- a CDS encoding MBL fold metallo-hydrolase, giving the protein MSLRFKNLDGSGPHPLSNIFKWAVGDKLAGKRRKSPGTCVMRRVEPDPAVLASPPGPGEGARLTWLGHASWLVQLDGVSLLIDPVLRDSIPGFIRRNVPPGVPLGQLPPIAATLVSHNHFDHLDLPTVRQVGAPVVGGLGLTRYFQRTRLAVTELDWWGSTRVGPVTVHFVPAQHWSRRGLKDINETLWGGFVVEGSSARVYHSGDTAYFDGFHEIGRRFPGLDAALLPIGAYDPEWFMSKQHMNPEQAVRAYEDLKARHFLAMHWGTFKLTDEPLDEPPQRLDAEWKRRALPAEPLHVLAVGESLSVRQG
- a CDS encoding MATE family efflux transporter — its product is MTAKFGTDLTTGSIPRHIVTFSLPMLIGSLVQTGSSFINAIWVGQFLGTGALAAVTVSFPIVFTLFGIGMGMTLATNVLVSQSVGAKRGDELRRAVDSTTVIVVGLGTLLTLLGEYFAPHILRAMDTPANVLDVAVGYLRIFLLSMPFTFGLMAMRSMYQGLGDSKTSLYFLFAAVVIATVLDPILIFGWLGMPRLGLIGTAWATLFAQAAVFIAAVAYMHISKSPIAPGWPRAPNLGPMIWRTLRIGAPASVQQCMVSLGMLVVTGVVNGFGELSTAAFGAASRIDQIAFMPAINFGMAISTLAGQNLGAGHEGRVRQIFKWGCAFSGAITLVISALVVLFPEALLRIFIQEPTVVELGSSYLRIVGACYVVSGITFVSNGIINGSGATLVTTLISMVTLWAVRVPLAYTLSHQMNSVKGIWYAIGLSFFVSLSASMAYYFSGKWKKALNKKNAEPQAEPAAPLVAPVAPEAAGVLAKKAGEG